The Tripterygium wilfordii isolate XIE 37 chromosome 17, ASM1340144v1, whole genome shotgun sequence genome has a window encoding:
- the LOC119981881 gene encoding uncharacterized protein LOC119981881 translates to MGIQRDARHFQGVGRTSVANQIKLKLHKQPSRRMSNEVALVVKDELDRLLKIFIAAEDTPKTTFLCPCTLGAFECVVIPFGLKNVGVKYQKAMNSIFQDMLGRTMEIYIRDTVTPIEARNLLGFLIHQRGIEAVKGHALADFLANYPCLTIEEIKSAELRTFFMSYTPWTLLFYGFITNFI, encoded by the exons ATGGGAATACAAAGAGATGCGAGGCATTTCCAAGGAGTTGGTAGAACATCGGTTGCCAATCAAATAAAGCTCAAGCTTCACAAGCAACCTTCTAGAAGGATGTCAAATGAAGTGGCCTTAGTGGTAAAAGATGAGCTGGATAGGCTTCTCAAA ATTTTCATAGCAGCAGAAGATACACCCAAAACTACATTCCTATGTCCATGCACCCTTGGAGCTTTTGAATGTGTGGTAATACCATTTGGCCTAAAGAACGTAGGAGTTAAATATCAAAAAGCCATGAATTCAATCTTCCAAGACATGTTGGGTCGTACCATGGAAATTTATATTagggat acggtgacccCGATTGAAGCAAGAAATTTGTTAGGATTTTTGATTCATCAGCGAGGCATTGAG GCGGTGAAGGGGCATGCGCTTGCAGACTTTCTTGCTAATTATCCTTGCCTAACTATTGAAGAAATAAAGTCTGCAGAGCTAAGGACATTCTTTATGTCCTATACTCCTTGGACGCTTCTGTTTTATGGTTTCATAACAAACTTCATTTAA